From a single Endozoicomonas euniceicola genomic region:
- a CDS encoding DEAD/DEAH box helicase: MSDTETVPSFAEMPLAPAVIKAVQDVGYETPSPIQAQSIPHLLEGKDLLGLAQTGTGKTAAFALPLLSRVDTKKRHPQILVLAPTRELAIQVAEAFQRYARHMPGFHVLPVYGGQDMRGQLRGLQRGAQVIVGTPGRVMDHLRRGSMKLDDLKAIVLDEADEMLRMGFVDDIEWIMEQTPSERQVALFSATMPRQIRKIADTHLTDPVTVEIKSKTATVDTITQKVCMVSGYHKLDALTRILEVEPFDAMIIFVRTKTATVELAEKLEARGFSAAALNGDMSQALREKVIDRLKKSSLDILIATDVAARGLDVERMSHVVNYDIPYDTEAYVHRIGRTGRAGRQGTAILFATHRERRMLRAIEQATRQRIDDMRLPSMRDVRDMRIRQFKEDVTKSLELGEEKLADFRNIVNELMTEGEMSPEDLAAALCFMAQKERPFPDGKEPERQQRQRRERDDRRGERGDRPRRDRREDNEGMVRYRVEVGREQGINPGDLVGAIANESKIPGKNIGHIRLFERCSSIYLPEGMDDSTLASLKQVKVRNKPLEMSVWIDDGSVREERPRRRRRDGEFRRDRDRRSNASRSASHNNPSRKPRQRDREDRS; this comes from the coding sequence ATGTCCGATACTGAAACCGTTCCTTCCTTTGCGGAAATGCCTCTTGCCCCTGCAGTGATCAAAGCTGTACAGGATGTTGGTTACGAAACCCCTTCTCCGATCCAGGCGCAAAGTATTCCTCATCTGCTAGAAGGTAAGGATTTGCTGGGTCTGGCGCAGACCGGTACCGGCAAAACCGCCGCGTTTGCTCTTCCTCTGCTGTCTCGCGTAGACACTAAGAAACGTCACCCGCAGATTCTGGTGCTGGCACCCACCCGTGAGCTGGCGATTCAGGTGGCGGAAGCTTTCCAGCGTTATGCCCGTCACATGCCTGGTTTCCACGTACTGCCGGTTTACGGTGGTCAGGATATGCGCGGTCAGCTGCGTGGCCTGCAACGTGGTGCCCAGGTCATCGTAGGTACTCCGGGACGTGTGATGGATCACCTGCGTCGTGGTTCCATGAAGCTGGACGATCTGAAAGCGATCGTGCTGGATGAAGCCGACGAAATGCTGCGCATGGGCTTTGTTGATGATATCGAATGGATCATGGAACAGACCCCCAGCGAGCGTCAGGTAGCCCTGTTCTCTGCCACCATGCCACGCCAGATTCGCAAAATTGCCGATACCCACCTGACCGATCCGGTCACCGTTGAGATCAAATCCAAGACGGCTACCGTCGATACCATCACCCAGAAAGTGTGTATGGTCAGTGGCTATCACAAGCTGGACGCCCTGACACGTATCCTGGAAGTCGAACCTTTCGACGCCATGATCATCTTCGTGCGCACCAAGACGGCTACCGTTGAACTGGCTGAAAAGCTGGAAGCCCGAGGTTTCTCTGCCGCTGCCCTCAACGGCGACATGTCTCAGGCACTGCGTGAAAAAGTGATCGACCGTCTGAAGAAAAGCTCTCTGGATATCCTGATTGCCACCGACGTCGCGGCTCGTGGTCTGGACGTTGAGCGTATGTCTCACGTGGTCAACTATGACATTCCTTACGACACCGAAGCTTATGTACACCGTATTGGTCGTACCGGTCGTGCCGGTCGTCAGGGTACTGCCATCCTGTTTGCCACTCACCGTGAGCGTCGTATGCTGCGTGCTATCGAGCAGGCGACTCGTCAGCGTATCGACGATATGCGTCTGCCTTCCATGCGTGACGTACGTGACATGCGTATCCGCCAGTTCAAGGAAGACGTTACCAAGTCTCTGGAGCTGGGCGAAGAGAAGCTGGCTGATTTCCGTAACATCGTCAACGAGCTGATGACTGAAGGCGAAATGAGTCCGGAAGACCTGGCGGCGGCCCTGTGCTTTATGGCTCAGAAAGAACGTCCGTTCCCGGACGGCAAAGAGCCAGAGCGTCAGCAACGTCAGCGCCGTGAGCGTGATGATCGTCGTGGTGAACGTGGTGACCGTCCACGCCGTGATCGTCGTGAAGACAACGAAGGCATGGTTCGCTACCGTGTTGAAGTGGGTCGTGAGCAGGGTATTAACCCGGGCGACCTGGTGGGGGCCATTGCCAACGAAAGCAAGATTCCCGGTAAGAACATCGGTCATATCCGCCTGTTCGAGCGCTGTTCTTCCATCTACCTGCCAGAAGGCATGGACGATTCTACGCTGGCTTCCCTGAAGCAGGTGAAGGTTCGTAACAAGCCGCTGGAAATGAGTGTATGGATTGACGATGGCAGTGTCCGTGAAGAACGTCCACGCCGTCGCCGTCGTGATGGTGAATTCCGTCGTGACCGTGACCGTCGCAGCAATGCTTCCCGCAGCGCTTCACACAACAACCCTTCCCGCAAGCCACGTCAGCGTGATCGTGAAGATCGTTCATAA
- a CDS encoding glutathione S-transferase family protein: MIRLYGSGQARSFRALWALEEAGLDFEYHHVKIGQSDEGGSRHPSYLALNAQGKIPTLVHDDLVLTESAAIVNYIAALAPEKQLMPFDDHALRAKYDEFCFFVLSDLEQPLWTTGKHRFVLPEAYRVEAVFNTVQWEFKRSLKALDHYMDDQEFAVGNRFTCADILLAQTINWALRFGFDVPQPYQEYRERLYQRPACQRAVKAVTSK; this comes from the coding sequence ATGATTCGTTTGTACGGCTCTGGTCAGGCACGTTCATTCCGTGCGCTTTGGGCGCTGGAAGAAGCTGGACTCGATTTTGAATACCACCATGTCAAAATTGGTCAGTCTGATGAAGGAGGCAGCCGTCACCCCTCTTATCTGGCCTTGAACGCTCAGGGCAAAATCCCCACGCTGGTTCATGATGATCTGGTATTAACAGAAAGTGCCGCAATCGTTAACTATATCGCCGCCCTGGCACCTGAAAAACAGCTTATGCCATTTGATGATCATGCACTGCGGGCAAAATACGATGAGTTTTGTTTTTTTGTCCTGTCAGACCTTGAGCAGCCTTTATGGACGACAGGTAAACACCGTTTTGTTTTGCCGGAAGCCTATCGCGTAGAAGCGGTTTTCAATACGGTACAGTGGGAGTTCAAACGTTCCCTGAAGGCGCTGGATCATTACATGGATGATCAGGAGTTCGCCGTTGGCAATCGCTTTACCTGTGCCGATATTCTGCTGGCCCAGACCATCAACTGGGCTCTGCGATTTGGGTTTGATGTGCCTCAGCCGTATCAGGAATATCGGGAGCGGCTTTATCAAAGGCCAGCATGCCAGAGGGCTGTAAAAGCAGTGACTTCGAAATAA
- a CDS encoding SGNH/GDSL hydrolase family protein, which translates to MALKIKLHKLMACCVICICLQATTCPAAGKRLIRSEEGIPSIIDSVDGRDHIVLAGDSIFDCFFWNRVMSGTVGQWLNAIFNYDNALLKSRLRVLVNGRYFEPAVEGIVQALRNGDRVLIDTRSDEDILNGVQPDIQGQSTIDDILKALLKGVRNGERIIVDDRSVEETMASDIISAFAEDGMITVPDEDPLFNDYIGRREECGIAYDSISPQSARLKPFCHVTCPPSAEEGRQTGEPRIDDCQGAVGGMPLQERDESSQSENQPRPLIQVDVRTGVEGSYVFVSAGGNDLLQNIASSYTIIPNLQAIARRYRELGAKKVIYVIPYNMGGKENPDIWYSILSNGINAVRSVVKTFFLNKLAPEGYDAVIDLSDFDDRHRRAQRYIPEPTPLGALEIAWRIAGVFRELSQADQDMGATAANNVNNFPCVSSSRSEEAGSNNTDIPNGGCTR; encoded by the coding sequence ATGGCACTTAAAATTAAATTACACAAGTTGATGGCTTGTTGCGTGATTTGTATCTGTCTTCAGGCAACTACCTGTCCTGCTGCCGGTAAGAGACTTATCCGGTCAGAGGAAGGTATACCCTCTATCATCGATTCGGTTGATGGAAGGGATCACATTGTTCTTGCTGGAGACTCTATATTTGATTGCTTTTTTTGGAACCGGGTAATGTCCGGCACTGTCGGGCAATGGTTGAATGCAATATTCAATTACGACAATGCCCTGTTAAAAAGCAGGCTGCGTGTGCTGGTTAACGGCAGATATTTTGAGCCTGCCGTGGAGGGGATAGTTCAGGCTCTGAGGAATGGAGACCGTGTGCTCATTGATACCAGATCAGATGAAGATATTTTAAATGGTGTACAACCCGATATTCAGGGGCAAAGCACAATAGATGACATACTCAAGGCTTTGCTTAAAGGGGTTAGAAATGGAGAGCGCATTATAGTCGATGACAGGTCAGTAGAGGAAACCATGGCAAGTGACATCATCAGTGCCTTTGCTGAAGATGGCATGATAACCGTACCTGATGAAGACCCACTGTTTAATGACTATATAGGGAGGCGGGAAGAGTGTGGTATAGCCTATGACTCTATCAGTCCCCAGTCTGCGCGGTTGAAGCCATTTTGTCATGTAACCTGTCCTCCTTCTGCAGAGGAGGGCAGGCAAACCGGGGAGCCACGGATCGATGATTGTCAGGGGGCTGTTGGAGGGATGCCGTTACAAGAGCGTGACGAATCATCCCAGTCTGAAAACCAGCCAAGACCCTTAATACAAGTCGATGTAAGGACGGGTGTAGAGGGAAGCTATGTATTTGTGAGTGCGGGTGGAAACGACCTATTGCAGAATATTGCGAGCTCTTACACGATTATTCCCAATTTGCAGGCAATTGCCCGACGTTATCGGGAACTGGGTGCCAAAAAAGTTATTTATGTCATTCCTTATAATATGGGGGGTAAAGAAAATCCCGATATTTGGTATTCTATTTTGTCTAACGGTATTAACGCTGTCAGGTCTGTGGTTAAGACCTTTTTTTTAAATAAATTAGCTCCTGAGGGTTACGATGCCGTCATCGACTTATCGGACTTTGATGACAGACACCGCAGGGCCCAGCGTTATATCCCGGAGCCAACACCATTGGGGGCTTTGGAAATAGCCTGGCGTATTGCCGGAGTGTTTCGGGAACTTAGCCAGGCTGACCAGGACATGGGTGCTACAGCAGCAAATAATGTTAATAATTTTCCGTGTGTTTCAAGCTCTCGTTCGGAAGAAGCAGGCTCCAATAATACTGATATACCGAATGGGGGATGCACTAGGTGA